A genomic segment from Bradyrhizobium diazoefficiens USDA 110 encodes:
- the lipA gene encoding lipoyl synthase, with protein MKVILDLLNNDPRTTQRTERPRHPEKANRPDTPMESRPAWIRVKAPGSAQWTETQRIVRENKLVTVCEEASCPNIGECWAKKHATFMIMGDTCTRACAFCNVRTGLPGPLDADEPGKVADAVAKLGLEHVVVTSVDRDDLADGGAAHFAATIAAIRAMSPATSIEILTPDFLRKHGALETVVAARPDVLNHNLETVPSKYLAVRPGARYFHSVRLLQRAKELDPRIFTKSGIMVGLGEDRSEVLQLMDDLRSADVDFLTIGQYLQPTRKHHAVMRFVPPDEFEAYEKTAYAKGFLMVSATPLTRSSHHAGDDFRKLRERRRA; from the coding sequence ATGAAAGTGATACTTGATCTCCTCAACAACGATCCGCGCACGACGCAGCGGACCGAAAGGCCGCGCCATCCCGAAAAGGCCAACCGCCCGGACACACCGATGGAAAGCAGGCCCGCATGGATCCGCGTGAAAGCCCCCGGCTCCGCCCAATGGACTGAGACGCAACGTATCGTGCGCGAAAACAAGCTCGTGACCGTCTGCGAGGAAGCCAGCTGCCCCAACATCGGCGAGTGCTGGGCGAAGAAGCACGCGACCTTCATGATCATGGGTGACACCTGCACGCGCGCCTGCGCGTTCTGCAACGTGCGCACCGGCCTGCCCGGCCCGCTCGATGCCGACGAGCCCGGCAAGGTCGCCGACGCCGTGGCCAAGCTCGGGCTCGAGCACGTGGTCGTGACATCGGTCGATCGCGACGACCTCGCCGACGGCGGCGCCGCCCATTTCGCAGCCACAATTGCGGCGATCCGCGCAATGAGCCCGGCAACGTCAATCGAAATCCTCACGCCTGATTTCCTGCGCAAGCACGGCGCGCTCGAAACGGTCGTTGCGGCAAGGCCAGACGTGCTCAATCACAATCTGGAAACGGTGCCGTCAAAATATCTCGCGGTACGCCCAGGTGCCCGCTATTTCCATTCGGTGCGACTTCTGCAACGCGCGAAGGAGCTCGACCCGCGCATCTTCACCAAATCGGGAATCATGGTCGGCCTCGGCGAGGATCGTAGCGAGGTGCTGCAGTTGATGGACGATCTGCGTTCCGCCGACGTCGACTTCCTGACCATCGGCCAGTATCTCCAGCCGACGCGCAAGCACCATGCCGTGATGCGCTTCGTGCCCCCTGATGAATTCGAGGCCTATGAGAAGACCGCCTATGCCAAGGGATTTCTCATGGTCTCGGCCACGCCACTGACGCGATCCTCACACCACGCCGGTGACGACTTCCGCAAGCTGCGCGAGCGCCGACGCGCGTAG
- a CDS encoding dihydrolipoyllysine-residue acetyltransferase: MSGLIDIKVPDIGDFKDVPVIEVFVKPGDKVKAEDPLVALESDKATMEVPSPRDGVVKSVVVKVGDKVSEGAVIVQFEGAGAEQAETRPVVSAPPSPVSAPAGVAEVRVPDIGDFKDVPVIEIFVKPGDSVKAEDPLIALESDKATMEVPAPLSGTVREIKVKTGDKVSEGAIILVLATGDASAAANAAAPALAPASQATAAALAVQAAGVDEQAFALAYAGPAVRKLAREMGVDLGKIKGSGNHGRIVREDVEASAKGGAPAAKPQAAAASGGGVGSIDLLPWPKIDFAKFGPVERKELGRIKKISAANLHRNWVVIPHVTTHDEADITELEQFRVKMNKELEKSGVKLSLLPFMVKAAVAALKKFPEFNASLDGDTLVYKNYWHIGFAADTPNGLMVPVIRDADKKSLPEIANEMNALAKLAREGKIKPDQMQGGTFSISSLGGIGGIYFTPIINAPEVAIMGVCKGYWKQHSPDGKTWASRLTLPLSLSWDHRVIDGAAAARFNVYFASVLADLRRVLF, encoded by the coding sequence ATGAGTGGGCTGATCGACATCAAGGTTCCCGATATCGGCGACTTCAAGGACGTCCCGGTGATCGAGGTCTTCGTCAAGCCGGGCGACAAGGTAAAGGCCGAGGACCCGCTGGTCGCGCTCGAGTCCGACAAGGCGACCATGGAAGTGCCGTCACCGCGCGATGGCGTGGTGAAGTCCGTGGTCGTCAAGGTTGGCGACAAGGTAAGCGAAGGTGCGGTGATCGTGCAATTCGAGGGCGCGGGCGCCGAGCAGGCCGAAACGCGCCCGGTCGTCAGTGCGCCGCCGTCGCCGGTCAGCGCGCCGGCCGGTGTGGCCGAGGTACGCGTCCCCGACATTGGTGACTTCAAGGACGTGCCGGTCATCGAAATCTTCGTGAAGCCCGGCGATAGCGTCAAGGCGGAGGATCCGCTGATTGCGCTCGAATCGGACAAGGCAACGATGGAAGTGCCGGCTCCGCTCTCGGGTACGGTGCGCGAGATCAAGGTGAAGACGGGTGACAAGGTCAGCGAGGGCGCGATTATCCTCGTGCTCGCGACCGGTGACGCATCCGCTGCGGCGAACGCTGCCGCGCCCGCACTGGCACCCGCATCACAGGCGACAGCCGCGGCATTGGCGGTGCAAGCCGCCGGGGTCGACGAACAAGCCTTCGCGCTGGCCTATGCCGGTCCGGCGGTGCGCAAGTTGGCGCGCGAGATGGGCGTCGATCTCGGCAAGATCAAGGGCTCGGGCAATCACGGCCGGATTGTGCGTGAGGACGTCGAGGCCTCTGCCAAGGGTGGTGCGCCCGCCGCCAAGCCGCAGGCTGCGGCGGCGAGCGGAGGCGGTGTCGGCAGCATCGATCTTCTGCCCTGGCCCAAGATCGATTTCGCGAAGTTCGGGCCGGTCGAGCGCAAGGAGCTCGGCCGCATCAAGAAGATCTCGGCAGCCAATCTGCATCGCAACTGGGTCGTCATTCCGCACGTCACAACTCATGACGAGGCCGACATCACCGAACTCGAGCAGTTCCGGGTCAAGATGAACAAGGAGCTGGAGAAGAGCGGCGTCAAGCTCTCGCTGCTGCCGTTCATGGTGAAAGCGGCCGTTGCGGCGTTGAAAAAGTTTCCGGAGTTCAACGCCAGCCTCGACGGCGACACCCTGGTCTACAAGAATTACTGGCACATCGGCTTTGCAGCGGACACGCCGAACGGACTGATGGTGCCTGTCATCCGCGATGCCGACAAGAAGTCGTTGCCGGAGATCGCCAACGAGATGAACGCGCTCGCCAAGCTTGCGCGCGAGGGCAAGATCAAGCCGGACCAGATGCAAGGGGGCACTTTCTCGATCTCGTCGCTCGGCGGCATCGGCGGCATCTACTTCACGCCGATCATCAACGCGCCGGAAGTCGCGATCATGGGCGTATGCAAGGGATACTGGAAGCAGCATTCGCCTGACGGCAAGACTTGGGCCTCGCGCCTTACCTTGCCGTTATCGCTGTCCTGGGATCACCGGGTCATCGACGGCGCGGCCGCCGCCCGCTTCAACGTCTACTTCGCCAGCGTGCTCGCCGATTTGCGGCGGGTGCTGTTCTGA
- the lpdA gene encoding dihydrolipoyl dehydrogenase has translation MAQQIEVKVPDIGDFKDVAVIEVMVKPGETVAVDTSLIMVESDKASMEIPSSHAGIVKEVKVRVGDKVSEGSIILVLETAGAAAAPPPAPASKPAATSSAAAPVPASHSGKADIECEMLVLGAGPGGYSAAFRAADLGMKTVLVERYDTLGGVCLNVGCIPSKALLHTASVVDEVKHLPDHGISFGAPQIDLDKLRGFKDGVIKKLTGGLAGMAKARKVEVVTGVGAFLDPHHLEVVTAGGKKTIKFAKAIIAAGSQAVKLPFLPEDPRIVDSTGALLLKSIPKRMLVIGGGIIGLEMATVYSALGARIDVVEMLDGLMQGADRDLVKVWEKMNAKRFDKAMLKTKTVGAKATEAGIEVSFEGEQAPSGSQVYDLVLVAVGRSPNGKKIGAEKAGVAVTDRGFIDVDKQMRTNVAHIFAIGDIVGQPMLAHKAVHEGHVAAEVAHGEKSYFDARQIPSVAYTDPEVAWAGKTEDECKAEGIKFGKSVFPWAASGRAIANGRDEGFTKLLFDTATHRVIGGGIVGTHAGDLISEVCLAIEMGCEPADIGKTIHPHPTLGESIGMAAEVFEGHCTDLPPQKKK, from the coding sequence ATGGCTCAGCAGATCGAAGTGAAGGTTCCTGACATCGGCGACTTCAAGGACGTCGCGGTGATCGAGGTCATGGTGAAGCCCGGCGAGACCGTGGCGGTCGACACCAGCCTCATCATGGTCGAGTCCGACAAGGCGTCGATGGAGATCCCGTCCTCGCATGCCGGAATCGTCAAGGAGGTCAAAGTCAGGGTTGGCGACAAGGTCAGTGAAGGCTCGATCATCCTCGTGCTGGAGACTGCGGGGGCCGCGGCCGCTCCGCCGCCTGCGCCGGCGTCAAAGCCTGCCGCTACGTCGTCCGCAGCTGCGCCTGTCCCGGCATCTCATTCCGGCAAGGCGGATATCGAATGCGAGATGCTGGTGCTCGGCGCCGGGCCCGGCGGCTATTCGGCCGCTTTCCGCGCCGCCGATCTCGGCATGAAGACCGTGCTGGTTGAGCGTTACGACACGCTCGGCGGCGTCTGTCTCAATGTCGGCTGCATTCCAAGCAAGGCGTTGCTGCATACGGCGTCCGTCGTCGATGAGGTCAAGCATCTCCCGGACCACGGAATCTCGTTTGGTGCGCCGCAGATCGACCTCGACAAGCTGCGCGGGTTCAAGGACGGCGTGATCAAGAAGCTGACCGGTGGTCTCGCCGGGATGGCCAAGGCCCGCAAGGTCGAGGTGGTGACCGGCGTCGGTGCCTTCCTCGATCCGCATCATCTTGAAGTGGTCACTGCGGGCGGCAAGAAGACGATCAAGTTCGCCAAGGCGATCATCGCTGCTGGCAGCCAGGCGGTGAAGCTGCCGTTCCTGCCCGAGGATCCGCGCATCGTCGACTCGACGGGCGCATTGCTGCTGAAGTCGATCCCGAAGCGCATGCTGGTGATCGGCGGCGGCATCATCGGGCTCGAGATGGCGACGGTCTATTCGGCGCTTGGCGCGCGCATCGACGTGGTCGAAATGCTCGACGGCCTGATGCAGGGCGCCGACCGTGACCTGGTCAAGGTCTGGGAGAAGATGAACGCGAAGCGTTTCGACAAGGCGATGCTGAAGACCAAAACCGTCGGCGCGAAGGCGACCGAGGCCGGAATCGAGGTCAGCTTCGAGGGCGAGCAGGCGCCGTCCGGGTCGCAGGTCTATGACCTCGTTCTGGTAGCCGTCGGCCGAAGCCCGAACGGCAAGAAGATCGGCGCCGAGAAGGCTGGTGTCGCGGTGACCGATCGCGGCTTCATTGACGTCGACAAGCAAATGCGTACCAACGTGGCGCACATCTTTGCGATCGGCGACATCGTGGGCCAGCCGATGCTGGCGCACAAGGCCGTGCATGAAGGCCATGTGGCTGCCGAAGTCGCCCATGGCGAAAAATCCTATTTCGACGCGCGACAGATCCCGTCGGTCGCCTATACCGATCCCGAAGTCGCCTGGGCCGGCAAGACCGAGGACGAGTGCAAGGCCGAGGGCATTAAGTTTGGCAAATCGGTCTTCCCGTGGGCGGCGTCCGGCCGCGCCATCGCCAATGGCCGCGACGAGGGTTTCACAAAGCTGTTGTTCGACACGGCGACGCATCGCGTCATCGGCGGCGGGATCGTCGGCACGCATGCGGGCGATCTGATCAGCGAGGTCTGCCTTGCGATCGAAATGGGGTGTGAGCCGGCCGATATCGGCAAGACCATTCATCCGCATCCGACGCTCGGCGAGTCCATCGGAATGGCAGCGGAGGTCTTTGAGGGCCACTGCACCGATCTGCCGCCGCAGAAGAAGAAATAG
- a CDS encoding dicarboxylate/amino acid:cation symporter, translated as MSATITATSATATATQKKPFYRILYVQVLAAIVLGVIVGWLWPDIGKNDWIKAMGDGFVKLIKMAIAPIIFCTVVSGIAHISEVKKVGRVAVKALVYFEVVSTFALALGLVVANVLRPGAGFQGQSNAAAVAGYAKQASEMKSVDFVLHIIPDTVVGAFAQGEILQVLLFAILFGFALMGLGERAHTVRSFVDDVAHAMFGVISIVVKVAPIGAFGAMAYTIGRYGPQALGNLAGLIATFYLTAFLFVVVGLGIIARIAGFSIFKFLKYIKDELLIVLGTSSSESALPQMMEKLEILGCSKSVVGLVVPTGYSFNLDGTNIYMTLATLFIAQAMNVDLSFGEQMTILVVAMLTSKGASGITGAGFITLAGTLAAVRPELLPGMAIVLGIDKFMSECRALTNLCGNGVACVVVAWWEGELDREKLRVALDRNVDPTDLEVAVTTG; from the coding sequence GTGTCCGCAACAATCACTGCGACCTCTGCAACGGCGACTGCGACGCAGAAGAAGCCGTTCTATCGGATCCTCTATGTTCAGGTTCTCGCGGCGATCGTGCTCGGCGTCATCGTCGGCTGGCTTTGGCCGGATATCGGCAAGAACGACTGGATCAAGGCGATGGGCGACGGGTTCGTCAAGCTCATCAAGATGGCCATTGCGCCGATCATCTTCTGTACGGTCGTCTCCGGCATTGCGCACATTTCCGAAGTGAAAAAGGTCGGCCGCGTCGCGGTCAAGGCGCTCGTCTACTTCGAGGTCGTTTCGACCTTTGCCCTGGCGTTGGGCTTGGTCGTCGCCAACGTGCTGCGTCCGGGAGCGGGTTTCCAGGGGCAGTCGAATGCTGCGGCCGTCGCCGGTTATGCGAAACAGGCGAGCGAGATGAAGTCGGTGGACTTCGTCCTCCACATCATCCCGGACACGGTGGTCGGGGCCTTCGCGCAAGGTGAGATCCTGCAGGTCCTGCTGTTCGCCATCCTGTTCGGCTTTGCGCTGATGGGGCTCGGCGAGCGGGCTCATACCGTCCGCTCGTTCGTGGACGATGTCGCCCACGCGATGTTCGGCGTCATCTCGATCGTGGTCAAGGTCGCGCCCATCGGTGCCTTTGGTGCGATGGCCTATACGATCGGTCGCTATGGCCCCCAGGCGCTCGGCAATCTCGCCGGCCTGATCGCGACTTTCTATCTCACTGCGTTTCTGTTCGTGGTCGTTGGTCTCGGGATCATCGCCCGTATCGCCGGCTTCTCGATCTTCAAGTTCCTTAAATACATCAAGGATGAGCTGCTGATCGTGCTCGGCACGTCGTCCTCGGAGAGCGCTCTTCCGCAGATGATGGAGAAGCTGGAGATTCTCGGTTGTTCGAAGTCCGTCGTCGGACTGGTCGTGCCGACCGGCTACTCGTTCAATCTTGACGGAACCAACATCTACATGACGCTGGCGACGCTTTTCATCGCCCAAGCGATGAACGTCGATCTCTCGTTCGGTGAGCAGATGACGATCCTCGTCGTTGCGATGCTGACGTCGAAGGGCGCTTCCGGCATCACGGGCGCGGGCTTCATCACGCTTGCCGGTACGCTCGCCGCGGTCAGGCCCGAGTTGCTTCCCGGCATGGCGATCGTGCTCGGCATCGACAAGTTCATGAGCGAGTGCCGGGCCCTGACGAACCTGTGCGGCAATGGCGTTGCCTGCGTCGTCGTCGCCTGGTGGGAGGGTGAGCTCGACCGCGAGAAGCTGCGCGTCGCACTCGATCGCAACGTCGATCCGACCGACCTCGAGGTCGCCGTAACGACGGGCTAA
- a CDS encoding acetyl-CoA C-acetyltransferase, whose translation MTDVVIVSAARTPVGSFNGAFGALSAHELGAVAIKGALDRAKVSPEDVDEVILGQVLSGGEGQNPARQAAMAAGIPQEKTAWGMNQLCGSGLRSVALGLQQIANGDARIIVAGGMESMSMAPHLSHLRNGTKMGDVKFVDSMLKDGLMDAFRGYHMGVTAENIAARWQITREEQDAFATSSQNKAEDAQKGGRFKDEIVPVTVKTRKGDVVVDQDEYIRPGTTQESLAKLKPAFNKEGSVTAGNASGLNDGAAALVLMSADEASKRGLAPLARIVSWATAGVDPAVMGSGPIPASRKALEKAGWRVKDLDLVEANEAFAAQAIAVNKDMGWDPSIVNVNGGAIAIGHPIGASGARVLTTLLFEMQKRGAKKGLATLCIGGGMGVALTVER comes from the coding sequence ATGACGGATGTGGTAATTGTCTCCGCGGCGCGGACGCCAGTCGGTTCCTTCAACGGGGCGTTCGGCGCGCTGTCCGCACACGAGCTCGGAGCTGTCGCAATCAAAGGCGCCCTGGATCGCGCGAAGGTCTCGCCCGAGGATGTCGATGAAGTCATCCTGGGGCAGGTGCTATCCGGTGGTGAGGGGCAGAACCCCGCGCGGCAGGCCGCGATGGCGGCCGGCATTCCGCAGGAGAAAACGGCATGGGGCATGAACCAGCTCTGCGGCTCGGGCCTGCGGTCGGTCGCGCTTGGGCTGCAGCAGATCGCCAATGGTGATGCCAGGATCATCGTCGCCGGCGGCATGGAGTCCATGTCGATGGCGCCGCATCTGTCGCATCTGCGGAACGGCACCAAGATGGGCGACGTCAAGTTCGTCGACTCCATGCTGAAGGACGGCCTTATGGACGCCTTCCGCGGCTATCACATGGGCGTCACGGCAGAGAACATCGCGGCCAGATGGCAGATCACCCGCGAGGAGCAGGATGCGTTCGCGACCAGCTCGCAGAACAAGGCCGAGGATGCGCAGAAGGGCGGCCGGTTCAAGGATGAGATCGTTCCGGTCACCGTCAAGACCAGGAAGGGCGACGTCGTCGTCGACCAGGATGAATATATCCGCCCCGGCACGACGCAGGAGTCGCTGGCCAAGCTGAAGCCCGCTTTCAACAAGGAAGGTTCGGTGACGGCGGGCAACGCTTCGGGCCTCAACGACGGCGCGGCCGCTCTGGTGTTGATGAGCGCGGACGAAGCCAGCAAGCGCGGCCTGGCGCCTCTTGCCAGGATCGTCTCGTGGGCCACGGCCGGCGTCGATCCGGCGGTGATGGGTTCGGGGCCGATTCCGGCCTCGCGCAAGGCGCTGGAAAAGGCTGGCTGGAGGGTCAAAGATCTCGACCTCGTCGAGGCCAACGAAGCCTTTGCGGCCCAGGCCATCGCCGTCAACAAGGACATGGGCTGGGATCCGTCGATCGTGAACGTGAACGGCGGCGCCATCGCCATCGGCCATCCGATCGGTGCATCCGGCGCCCGCGTGCTGACGACGCTGCTGTTCGAGATGCAGAAGCGGGGTGCGAAGAAGGGGCTTGCCACGTTGTGCATCGGCGGCGGCATGGGTGTCGCCCTAACGGTCGAACGCTAG
- the phbB gene encoding acetoacetyl-CoA reductase yields MSRVAVVTGGTRGIGEAISIALKAAGYKVAASYAGNDEAAAKFKSQTGINVYKWDVSNYDACAAGLKQVEADLGPVDVLVNNAGITKDGMFHKMTPEQWYAVINTNLNSLFNMTRPVWEGMRERKFGRVICISSINGQKGQMGQVNYSAAKAGDIGFVKALAQEGARAGITVNTICPGYIATEMVKAINPEIVAKNILPQIPVGRLGEPHEIARTVVFLASDDAGFITGSTISANGGQHMI; encoded by the coding sequence ATGTCCAGAGTTGCGGTGGTGACCGGCGGAACGCGCGGTATCGGCGAGGCGATTTCGATCGCGCTCAAGGCGGCCGGCTACAAGGTAGCGGCGAGCTATGCCGGTAACGACGAGGCGGCTGCGAAGTTCAAGAGCCAGACCGGCATCAACGTCTACAAATGGGACGTCTCGAACTACGACGCCTGTGCCGCGGGTCTCAAACAGGTCGAGGCTGACCTTGGTCCGGTGGACGTGCTGGTCAACAATGCCGGCATCACCAAGGACGGCATGTTCCACAAGATGACGCCGGAGCAATGGTACGCGGTCATCAACACCAATTTGAACTCGCTGTTCAACATGACGCGGCCAGTGTGGGAAGGCATGCGCGAGCGCAAGTTCGGCCGGGTGATTTGCATCTCCTCGATCAATGGTCAGAAGGGCCAGATGGGCCAGGTCAATTATTCCGCCGCCAAGGCAGGTGATATCGGCTTCGTGAAGGCGCTGGCTCAGGAAGGGGCTCGCGCCGGCATCACCGTCAACACGATCTGCCCCGGCTATATCGCGACCGAGATGGTCAAGGCGATCAATCCGGAGATCGTAGCCAAGAACATCCTGCCCCAGATTCCGGTCGGTCGCCTCGGCGAACCACACGAGATCGCGCGCACGGTCGTGTTCCTCGCCTCCGACGATGCCGGCTTCATCACGGGATCGACGATCTCGGCGAATGGCGGCCAGCACATGATCTGA
- a CDS encoding NADP-dependent malic enzyme encodes MDQDLKEAALEYHRLPTPGKISVVPTKAMATQRDLALAYSPGVAEPCLVIAEDPLQADVLTARSNLVAVVTNGTAVLGLGNIGALAGKPVMEGKACLFKKFAGIDVFDIELAEENPDALVETIARMEPTFGGINLEDIKAPECFYIEKKLRERMKIPVFHDDQHGTAIIAAAAILNGLKLVKKDIADVKLVCSGAGAAALACLDLIVSLGLRRERIIVTDAKGVVYAGRAESMDDNKARYAVKTEARKLDDIIQDADIFLGLSAGKVLTPEMVKKMTRDPLIFAMANPIPEIMPEDALAVRPDAIIGTGRSDYPNQINNVLCFPFIFRGALDCGATTINEEMKLATVRALADLAMAEVPEVVATAYKGEELRFGRNYLIPKPFDPRLIEMIAPAVAKAAADTGVARRPIVDMDAYRQKLSRFVYQSGNAMQPVFSVAKGSGKSLVLAEGEDERVLRAAQVIADERIAKPLLLGRPATIEQHIKAFGLRLRPGQDCEIIDPHDAQVYSKCADVYHARRKRDGVSAALALSETRSNATVLASILLERGIGDAMLCGVIGRTADHLAAIKNVIGTRDDVRTLAVMQMLILPQHQLFICDTHCNLNPTAEQVADIALLAAAEVKRFGITPRVALLSHSSFGSSAVPEAHKMREARTIIRERSPDLAVEGEMRGDAALSQSVRDHEFPESGFAGPANVLVMPNLDAANISYNLLRMAAGQGLTVGGILLGAAKPAHILTPSSTVRRIVNMAAVAAADAVSERA; translated from the coding sequence ATGGACCAGGACCTGAAGGAAGCCGCACTCGAATATCATCGCCTGCCGACGCCGGGAAAGATCTCGGTGGTGCCGACCAAGGCGATGGCCACCCAACGCGATCTGGCGCTGGCGTATTCGCCCGGCGTGGCGGAGCCCTGCCTGGTCATTGCCGAGGATCCGTTGCAAGCAGATGTGCTGACGGCGCGCAGTAACCTCGTCGCCGTCGTCACCAACGGCACCGCCGTGCTCGGCCTTGGCAATATCGGCGCATTGGCTGGCAAGCCGGTCATGGAAGGCAAGGCGTGCCTGTTCAAGAAATTCGCGGGGATCGATGTCTTCGACATCGAACTCGCCGAGGAGAATCCTGATGCGCTGGTCGAGACGATCGCCAGGATGGAGCCGACCTTTGGCGGTATCAACCTGGAGGACATCAAGGCGCCGGAATGCTTCTACATCGAGAAGAAGCTCCGCGAGCGGATGAAGATCCCGGTCTTTCACGACGACCAGCACGGCACTGCGATCATCGCCGCGGCGGCGATCCTCAATGGACTGAAGCTGGTCAAGAAGGACATCGCCGACGTCAAGCTGGTGTGCTCCGGCGCGGGCGCTGCGGCGCTTGCCTGCCTTGATCTGATCGTGAGCCTTGGACTGCGCCGCGAGCGGATCATCGTGACCGATGCCAAGGGCGTCGTGTATGCCGGCCGCGCCGAAAGCATGGACGATAACAAGGCGCGCTATGCTGTGAAGACGGAGGCGCGCAAGTTAGATGACATCATTCAGGATGCGGACATCTTCCTTGGCCTGTCGGCCGGCAAGGTGCTGACCCCTGAGATGGTCAAGAAGATGACGCGCGATCCCCTGATCTTCGCGATGGCCAATCCGATTCCGGAGATCATGCCGGAGGACGCGCTGGCGGTCCGCCCCGATGCGATCATCGGCACGGGACGTTCGGACTACCCTAACCAGATCAACAATGTGCTGTGCTTCCCGTTCATCTTCCGCGGCGCGCTCGATTGCGGCGCGACCACCATCAATGAGGAGATGAAGCTTGCGACGGTGCGCGCGCTGGCGGACCTGGCTATGGCTGAGGTGCCAGAGGTGGTCGCCACAGCCTACAAGGGCGAGGAGCTTCGCTTCGGGCGCAACTATCTCATTCCAAAGCCGTTCGATCCGCGACTCATCGAGATGATTGCGCCGGCGGTAGCTAAGGCGGCTGCCGATACGGGTGTTGCCAGGCGTCCGATCGTCGATATGGACGCTTATCGGCAGAAGCTGAGCCGATTCGTCTACCAGTCCGGCAATGCGATGCAGCCGGTCTTTTCGGTGGCGAAGGGGAGCGGAAAATCCCTTGTTCTGGCGGAGGGCGAGGATGAGCGCGTGCTGCGGGCCGCACAGGTCATCGCCGACGAGCGGATCGCAAAGCCGCTGCTGCTTGGCCGGCCGGCGACGATCGAACAGCACATCAAGGCCTTCGGTCTCCGGCTCAGACCCGGACAGGACTGCGAGATCATCGATCCGCACGATGCGCAGGTCTATTCCAAATGCGCCGATGTTTATCATGCGCGCAGGAAGCGCGACGGCGTGTCGGCGGCCCTTGCGCTGTCGGAGACAAGGAGCAACGCGACCGTGCTCGCCTCGATCCTGCTCGAGCGGGGGATCGGCGATGCGATGCTTTGCGGGGTGATCGGGCGAACCGCCGATCACTTGGCCGCGATCAAGAACGTGATCGGGACGAGGGACGATGTGCGGACCCTCGCCGTGATGCAGATGCTCATTCTCCCGCAGCATCAGCTGTTCATCTGCGACACGCACTGCAATCTCAATCCGACTGCCGAGCAGGTTGCTGACATCGCGTTGCTGGCGGCCGCCGAAGTTAAGCGGTTCGGCATCACGCCGCGCGTGGCGCTGCTGTCGCATTCAAGCTTCGGAAGCTCCGCGGTCCCGGAAGCGCACAAGATGCGGGAAGCGCGCACGATCATTCGGGAGCGCTCGCCCGACCTCGCGGTGGAAGGCGAGATGCGTGGAGATGCCGCGCTTTCGCAGTCGGTGCGTGACCACGAGTTTCCGGAGTCCGGCTTCGCAGGGCCTGCGAACGTACTGGTAATGCCCAATCTCGACGCCGCCAACATCTCGTACAATCTGCTGCGGATGGCCGCGGGGCAGGGGCTGACGGTCGGCGGCATTCTGCTCGGCGCGGCGAAGCCGGCCCATATTCTCACGCCGTCCTCCACCGTCCGTCGCATCGTGAACATGGCCGCCGTCGCAGCCGCGGATGCGGTGTCGGAGAGAGCCTGA